The nucleotide window TGTGGTTGAAACCAGCTCACGTGATCACTCGACTTGGAGGCGTAAACGGTATCCCAATGTTCCTTTGACTGCATGGCAAATCCTCTCATCGCACATCTACTCTGCGCGATACGCTTGATGCCCCCACAAGGCTTCTTCCAGCTCACCCCCTCAGTTTATCCTTATTTCGACCAATATCTGCGGCACCAATGACACACGGCCTCTCAACAAACTGACCAACTCGCGGCACGGGAAACAACACGGATAAAATTACCACAACCTTCAGGCCAACCAAAGCAACCACACAACATAGAACTTCGAGTACTGTGTGGTGATTATTTTCAGAATTAAACGTAGGGCAAGCGGAAAAATGACGCCATTGACGACCTGCGACCCTCCTGTCAAAGCGGTCAACGCCTGGAAAGTGTTTCTCATTTTTCTTCGGCTCGGGCTTACGTCGTTTGGCGGACCCGTTGCCCATCTTGGCTACTTTCGAGAGGAGTTCGTTAACCGCCGGCACTGGCTCAGCGACAACAGTTATACCGATCTTGTCGCGCTTTGCCAGTTTTTGCCTGGCCCTGCCAGTAGCCAAGTTGGTTTGGCGCTTGGGCTATCTCGTGCAGGATATGGCGGTGCGCTCGCAGCATGGATGGGCTTCACCCTTCCGTCGGCGGCCATGCTCATACTCTTCGCGCTCGGTATTTCAACGTGGGGCGAAGCTGTTCCGAGCGGAATACTGCAGGGCTTAAAGATTGCGGCAGTCGCCGTCGTTGCCCAAGCGGTATGGGGGATGGCGCGTAACCTTTGCACGGGCACCCTACGAGTGACCATTATGGCAATCGTGGCTTGCGTGGTACTGGCATGGCCAGGCATTTGGAGCCAAGTAAGCGTGATTATCGCAGCAGGATTCGCCGGTTTGTTTTTATTTAAAGCAACTGGAGAATTGGTGCATGAGCCGCTCGATATCACGGTGAGCCGTCGTACCGGTGCCATTTTCCTGACGCTATGCATTGCTCTGTTGATTGGGCTGCCTGTGCTGGTTCAGACCTGGCCAAGCCAAGCCTTATCCATGTTCGATGTGTTTTACCGGGCCGGATCCTTGGTTTTTGGCGGTGGGCATGTCATCTTGCCTTTATTGCAAGCCGAGGTTGTGCCTAACGGCTGGGTGGCCAATGACACGTTTCTGGCTGGCTATGGTGCCGCTCAGGCCGTGCCAGGCCCTCTCTTCACGTTTGCCGCCTTTTTGGGTGCGTCAATGACGGCATCGCCAAATGGCTGGCTGGGCGGCCTGCTTTGCCTGGTCGCCATCTTTGTGCCCTCGTTTCTGATTGTGTTGGGCGCGCTGCCGTTTTGGGAGCAGTTACGCACCAACTTACGCATGCGAGCTGCGCTGATTGGCGTGAATGCCGCAGTAGTTGGGCTGTTGTTGGCTGCCCTTTATGATCCGGTCTGGACCAGTGCGATCCATCGGCCCACCGACTTTGGACTGGCGTTAATGGCTCTTGTTGCCTTGATGTTCTGGCGCCTTCCGCCCTGGCTTACTGTGTTGGGGTGTGGACTAGGCGGCTGGTTACTCAGTATTGCCCTATAAACTCACCGCAAATATAACGAATAGGTATCAATGCTTGTGTCGATGGTGAGCGTCTGGAAAATGCTCGTGGGCATGAGTTAACGGCTCATGGCGATGCCAATGGCTATGCGCTGTACCCGGCGCGACAGGCACATCGTGCGAATGCTGGTGATGCTCGTCATGGGTATGTCGGTGCTCATGCTCCAACGCCTCATGGGTATGGCTATGGCTATGGCGCTCAGTCAAGTGCAGCCAAATCCCGACGGCCATCAAGGCCCCTGCGACCAGCAAGGGCACGGTGACCGATTCGCCCAGAGCAATTGCCAATACAGCACCAAAGAACGGTGCGACTGAAAAATACGCTCCGGTACGCGCTGTGCCCAGATGGCGCAGGCTGACCACGAACAACGCGAGGCTTACGCCATACGCCAAAAAGCCCACCACCATGGCACCAGTCAAGCTTGGCCATGTGGGCAGCGAAGCACCTAAAATAAACGCCAAAATCAAATTCACAATGCCGGCGACCAGCCCTTTCATCGAAGCAATCCACGTGGCATCAGTAAGCGCGACCTTACGCGTCAGATTGTTATCGATCCCCCACGCCAGGCAGGCCCCGAGCACCGCCAATGCAGGCCAAACTCCGGCAAAGTGCGCTTCGCCCGGCCAACTCAACACCAGCGCCCCTGCGACGATAGCCACCATGCCGAGTGCAATGCGGCGATCAAAATTCTCTTTAAAGACAAACCACGCCAAAAGTGCCGTAAACACGCCTTCAGCATTGAGCAGCAAGGAGGCGCCCGATGCGGGCATCCCTGTTAAACCAACCATGAGCAAAACGGGACCGACCACGCCTCCAGCGCCAATGGCTCCGAGCAACCAAGGCACTTCGTAGCGCGGTAGCCGCACTGCTGGCGCGCGCGTCAAGCGGCGATAAAGCGTAAGCCCAATGCCCGAGCCTAAATACAGCAGGCCAGCCAGCAGCCAGGGGCTAACACTCTCAAGCAATAATTTAGCCAGAGGTGTCCCTGCTCCGAAAAGCAGCGCCGCCAGTAAAGCGGATATCACGCCCGGTTGACGTAGATTCTGCTTCCAGTGAGGTGTAGACATGCGAACTCTATAGAGATTTGGTGAGATATTCGCTTGACTCGTGCAATGCTGAAATCAGCGGACATTTGACTGCATTGTGCGCTGAACCGCATTGGGCCACGAGTTGATCCAGTGCCCTTTCAATGCGCTGCAGATCAGCGAGTTTTTCGCGTACGTCTAGAAGTTTATGCTCGGCGATCTCACGCGCTTCCTCGCAATGCATGCCATCGTCAAGCTTCAGCAGTTCGCCTACTTCGGCCAGGCTAAAACCCAGCCGCTGCGATGCTTTGATAAAACGCACCCGATCAAGGTCAGCGTCGGTATAGTGGCGAATACGGCCATAGGCGCGCTCTGGTAGAGGCATCAGACCCTTGCGCTGGTAGAAGCGAATAGCCTCGACGTTAATTCCGGCCGCCTGCGCCAGCAGACCCACCGTCAGCGTTTTTGAGGTTTTTTTCATTGATTGACTCTGTACTTAAGTACAGAAGTAAGCTTACACCATGCAAATAGATTCCACGAGCAAAAATACGACGACGACAACACAGGCCAAGCATCCCGCATTGCTTGCGGGCGGTATCGCTGCCGTCCTGGCGTCGACCTGCTGCCTGGGACCACTGGTACTGATCACACTGGGCTTTTCAGGGGCATGGATTGGCAATCTGGCAGTGCTCGAACCATATCGGCCTGTCTTCGTGAGCGTGGCTTTAGTAGCGTTGTTCTTTGCTTGGCGACGCATCTGGCGACCTGTCCTGGTCTGCTCATCTGGGAATGTTTGTGCCACACCGCAAGTCAAGCGTATCTATAAATTGTTATTCGGCACCGTATCCGGGCTAACGCTGAGCGCACTTGCGTTCCCCTACGTCGCCCCATGGTTCTACTAGAAGGAAGAAGTCATGAAAAAAATGCTTGTAGCCGCCGCATTGAGCATACTGACCGCTCCAGCTTGGGCCGTTCCCACGACTGTTACTTTATCTATACCGACGATGGATTGTCCGGTATGCCCTATTACGGTGAAGAAAGCACTCACTAAGGTGCCGGGTGTCAGTCAGGCAGAAATAAGCTTTGAAAAACGGCTGGCTACCGTGACGTACGAGAGTACTAAGACCTCCGTGGATGCCCTTGTGCAAGCTACGACGAACGCAGGCTATCCTTCGATATTGATGGAGCATGCAAAATGAGTGTCGTTATCCTGGAGTCGATGTTGACCTGCCCGGAATGTGGGTACGCCAAAAAAGAATGCATGCCGACCGACGCCTGCCAGTGGTTCTACGAGTGTGAACAATGCCATACCGTACTGAAGCCTAAGCCTGGCGACTGCTGTGTTTATTGCTCCTACGGTTCGGTGCCATGCCCACCGGTTCAGGAGCATGGCAAACAGCGTGGTTGCTGTGGCTGACATTGACCTCATTAACGCCGCAGGTTCATAATTCAACCACTTGCAGATCTCCGCTCACCATGCCTTCATCTAGTCTCCGTACCCACCGATCGTTAATTTTAGTGTTGCTCATCACAACGCTACTGTTCTCGCGTGTGGTGCTCGCAGGCTACGCTTGCCCTCTGCCTCAGCTACAGGCTGAGACCTCAGCATCTCAGATGAATGGCACCGACTGCACTCAGCCAGCCGATCACTCAAAGATGATCGACGAAGCACAGCCTTCGCTGTGTGCACAGCACTTCTCAGACGAAAAACAAGCCACGAATGCCGTCGCACAACCCTTGGCGTCCGAGCCTGTTCTTTTCTTTGCCTATCCCCTCCCACTTCCCCTTGCGCTACAAGTTTGGCAGCCAGCCGCCTTTGACTCTACGTCAGCTTCAGGCGGTGGCGATGACCCACTCTTTCTCCTGACGCTTCGACTGCGCATTTGATCTAACTCCGATTTTCGTTGCCAAGGCCACGGTGACCACCGTGCCTTGTTTTCGTTCGCCTATTCGGAGTTAATTATGCTCGAACCTCTACGCGCACTCGTGTTCTGTGCGCACTACTGGCGCTCGCCAGCACAACCGCCTACGGCCAAAACGGCGGCCTGACGCTCGACACCGCCCTCTACCAGGCCACCAATCGCTCGGCAGCCATACAGGCTAGCCAGTCCTCTGTACTTGCCAGCACCCACGCCGCCGTCAAAGCCGATCAATTGCCCGATCCTATGCTCAAGGCCGGGATTGATAACCTACCTATCAACGGTCCAGATCGCTACTCGCTCACACAAGATCTCATGACCGCGCGCTACGTCGGCATCGAGCAGGAATGGGTCTCTTCTGGCAAACGTGAACGCCGCTCAAATCTAGCAAATCGCATTGTCGACAAGGATCAGGCGGCCACTCTGGTACAGCTCGCCAACACGCGCCAACAGACAGCAATCGCGTGGCTTGACGCGGCGTATGCACAGCGAGCCCTTGCGCTCTCCAATGCCTTGATCGAGCACATGACCCATGAGCTTGCAGCGACCCGCGCCTCCTATCGCGGACTCAGCGCGAGCGCAGACGATGTGACGCAAGCACAAATCATGCGCTCCCAGGTCAAAGACCAGCTGCTGAAGGCACAGCAGGCGTCACGTTCAGCGCTGATTACGCTCAGTCGATGGGTAGCCGCCCCGGTGACTGCGATCGCAGGCGACATACCGCCATTGGAATCCCACGTGGCCACGCTTACGCAGGAGGAACTGAACCAGGTTCAACCCGAGCTCCTTGCGGCTGAGCGTGATATTTACGTAGCGGACGCCGACACATCGGTAGCCAGCAGCAATCGAACGCCGAACTGGACCTGGGGGGTGACCTACCAGCAACGGGGAAGCCAGTACTCGAACATGGTGTCCGTTGGTGTAAGTATCCCGCTGCCCATTTCTCGGGCGAACCGACAGGATCAAGAGGTCGCTGAAAAAGCGGCTCTTGGCAACAAGGCGCGTTTGATGCTGCGAGAAACCCAGCGTCAGGTTCACGCCAATATCCAAAACCTGTCTACCTCGCTTGCCAATGGGCGCGAACGAATCGCCGGTCTGAACAGCACGCTGTTGCCCGCAGTCGCCCAGCAAGTCCGACTCGCGACAGCCGCCTACAAAGCGGGCTCAGGATCACTAGCCAGCGTATTCAACGCCAAACGCGCGCAATTGGAGGCCCAACTCCAGATTGTGGATCTAGAACGCGATGTGGCCCAGGTCTGGGCCCAGCTTGAATACCAGATCGTCCCTAGCAACAATCCACTCGGCCAAAAGGAATAAACATGCGACAAACTCACTTGGCGCGCCCCTTATTTGCGCTCGTTGTCATCGCTGCACTGCTTGGTGCCGGCTATATTTTTGGGTCTCGCCATACCCTCAGCACCCCCCTCGATTCTGCTATGGCCTCTACCGCAAGTGATCAAGCAGATAGCAAATCAGATCGAAAAGTCCTGTACTGGCACGATCCGATGGTCCCGAGCCAACATTTCGATAAACCGGGAAAATCGCCCTTCATGGATATGGCGCTGCAACCCGTCTATGCGGATGAAGGCGGCGGCACCGGCATCAAGGTCGATCCAACGCTCCAGCAGAATCTCGGCATTCGTTATGCGACCGCCGAGCGGCGCCAAACCAAGAACGGTTTCGATGCGGTGGGCACAACACAGTTCGATGAGTCCCGGGCAGTCGTGATCCAGTCCCGTGTGACGGGCTATATCGATCAGCTGTACGCGAATGCACCGATGCAGCGAGTCGCCAAAGGTGCCCCGATTGCGTCCTTATTCGTCCCGGACTGGCTTGCACCACAGGAAGAATATCTTGCCTTAAAGCAAAGCCATGCCGACCGAGGCATGCTCTCAGCCTCGCGTGCGCGTATGCGGGCAATGTCGATCCCGGAGGACATTCTCAATACGCTTGATCGAACCGGCAAAGCGCAAAGCCACATGACCTTGCGCACGCCGCAGGCAGGCGTTATCGCCGAGCTCAACGTGCGTAACGGTGCGATGGTGTCACCGGGACAAATGCTGGCCAAGGTCGCTGGCCTGAGCAAACTTTGGCTCGTGGTCGAAATACCGGAGTCAATGGCTCTTGAGGTGCACCAAGGTATGAGCGTGAACGCCGTATTCGCGGGAGACTCCACACAGCATTTCACAGGACACATCCGCGAGATTCGATCATGCGCTTACCCTCCGGCCTGTCGAGTCGATCACCACTTCCCCGTCCTCCTTGGAAAAGGCACCTCGCTGGGGAGAAGGCAGAATCTCAAGCACGAGCTCTGACGGCCGGCATAAGCGCACCCCAAGCTCTGTGATAACGAATGGGCGATTAATCAGGATCGGATGCGCCAACATAGCGTCTAATAATTGATCATCGGTCAGATCGAGGTTATCCAGACGGAGCTCCGCATAGGGCGTGCCTTTTTCTCGGATCGCCTGGCGCGCCGATAGACCCGCCTGGCAAATCATGTCTTGCAGTTCAGCGCGTGTCGGCGGTGCGCTCAGATACTCGATTACTTGCGGTTCTATGCCCGCATTGCGAATCATGGCCAGCGTATTGCGAGAGGTGCCGCACGCAGGGTTGTGATAGATGGTTGTAGACATTGTCAGTCCTTAGCTTGCCTTAGCTTCGTACCAAGGGCGTGAGCGATTAACGATGCGAACCACGACCAGCATGATAGGCACCTCGATGAGCACACCGACCACGGTGGCGAGTGCCGCACCTGATTGGAAACCGAACAGACTGATAGCCGTAGCCACAGCCAGTTCAAAGAAATTACTGGCACCGATCAGAGCCGATGGGCCCGCTACACAATGGGCTACGCCCAATCGGCGATTCAGGTAGTACGCCAGACCCGAGTTCAGCACGACCTGAATCAGGATCGGAATAGCTAGCAATAGAATAATCAGCGGCTTTTCAACGATCGCATTGCCCTGGAAGCCAAACAGCAGAACCAGCGTAGCCAACAGTGCAGCGATGGAATACGGGCCCAATGCGCTGACCACACGCTGATACGTCGCTTCTCCCCTGGAGAGCAGCAGCTTACGGATCACCTGCGCGATGAATACCGGGATGATGATGTACAGCACGACTGATGTAATCAGCGTATCCCACGGCACCGAGATCGAGGAGAGCCCGAGCAATAGCGCGACGACTGGTGCGAACGCCACGATCATGATGGCATCGTTCAGTGCCACCTGGGATAGTGTGAAGTAAGGGTCACCTTTGCATAGCTGCGACCAGACAAAAACCATCGCGGTGCATGGCGCGGCTGCTAGCAGAATTAGCCCTGCCACGTAGCTATCCAACTGGTCAGCGGGTAACCAGCCTGCAAACAGGTGGCGTATGAAGATCCAGGCCAAGAGCGCCATCGAAAAGGGTTTCACCAGCCAGTTTACGAATAGCGTCACGCCGATGCCGCGCCAGTGGCTGGTTACCTGCCCCATGGCGGCGAAATCGATCTTGATCAGCATGGGGATGATCATGACCCAGATCAGCAGGCCCACTGGCAGATTAACTTGTGCCACCTCCACAGCCGCGATGCCTTGAAATACCCCTGGCATGCCTTGACCGAGCAAGATGCCCGCGATGATACAAAGCAGCACCCAAACAGTTAGGTAGCGCTCAAAGAAGCTGATACCGCCGCCCTGCGGGAGAGCGGCTACTTGCGCGACTGAGCTCATTCCTTGGGCTCCGCGATTCGTTGACTGCTAGCGCTATAGGCCCGAAGGCAATCTTTGCCCAGCACATTGAAAGTTCTGTCAGACATGATCGGATAGTGATTTGAAAGGTTGGGTCATTGAGCCCTAGCAGCAAGCTGAGCCAGGCTTACAGCACGCATTTTCTGCCTTGGGCGCCATGTCAAAGGAGTTCGAGACAGGTGTGCAGCACACGCCACCGCTGTCTGTTGCCTGGCGAGACTGGCCATAGGTCGGTGCGCTCTCCAGCGTCTGGAATGACTCCCAGGCCACGCCTTGAGGATCAACAGACCAGTACTTGTCGGACTTTGCATAGCAGCAGGTCATATTGCTTTGCTCCTGCAAAGGCAGGCTCGCACTTACCAGACGGTCTTGCATCTCTGCTAGCTCTTCATTGGTTTCCACCTGAATTCCCAGGTGATCGACACCGAGCTTGTCTGGCGAAGTGCCTCGGGCGGAGATCGCAAAATTCACCCGTGGGTCGTCGAGCGCCCATTTCGCATAGTCTGATTTGACCGTTGTGGGTTCGGCTGCAAAGAGTGCTGAGTAGTAGCGGATGCTGGCCGACAGGTCGGCTACCGCGACATGGACATGAAAGCGCTTCATGATTTGGACTCCAATGAGGTGTCACAGCTGGTGATGGGAGAGCACGGATTGCCGCCACAGCAGTTTTCCGTGAGGTAACCAAGCAAATCGTTCATCGTCTCGTAGCGTGCTGAATAAATAATCGACCGCCCATCCTGACGACTGGCGAGCAATCCTGCCCGGTGTAGCTCTTTCAAATGAAAGGACAATGATGAGGCGGGTATCTCCATCAACTCGGCGATACGCCCTGCGGGCAGGCCCTCTGGCCCGGCTTGCACCAAGAGGCGATAGACCGATAAGCGAATCGAGTGAGCTAGGGCGGCAAGCGCTTCAAGAACTGAATTTGTTTCCATATTTCTACTATAGTCGAACAATTGAGCACTTGCAACCAATTTATGGAGCTTTGGTCGGGAGTATCTAGCTCAGAGGCTCAGCAGTAATTTTTCTCGAAAATATCCCGATATTTCCACTGAGCCGGTCGAGTAGATGCTGTAAGTTGTGCGCCATCCCATGCTGCAAAGGGATGACGCCTCTTTCGCCTATACGAGCCTAACTATTTAGACGTAGACGAGGACGGTGCTTCAAGTTTATCGGCATATTTCATCATAATCTCGCCCATGGAGCGCATCATCTCGCCATGCATCTGCATCATGACTTTTCCGTTGGGCCCTCCTTCTGAGCCCATCATCGGACAACCGCCCATCATTCCCATCATGCCACCACCCATCATGCCGCCCTCGCCCATGCCACCACGCATCATATGGCCCATTCTGGGTGTATTGCCGTCCTGCGTCATCCCTGACGCATTGGGCATGGTCACGGTGCTATCACCGCTAGGTGTCGCTGCAAAGGCTACGTTCCCCATACCCAACAAAAGAACGGTAAAAGATGTAATAAGCAATCTCGTCGTATTCATGTATATCTCCTAGATTCAATTAACTCCACGCGCGGCCCTGCGGATTACGCAGGCGCCAATTCGGAAAAACTCGTTAAATAAATATTCTGTGCGTACGCGGAGGCGGAGGCATAACATCTGGAAGAAACTGATCGGGAAGAAAATTGCTGGGCACAGCATAAGCCATCAAAACAGCTATAGCTGCCAATTGAAGTCTGTCAGGTAGTACAGCCACCATGCATGACAATGACATGCAAGCCCCGCTGTGAAACCCCGGCAGGGCCGTGGCAATAGGCATTTGCCCATTGTGCAGGTTTTCATGAACATCTCGACCGGCCACTACCTGAGCCTCTGTAGACATAGTCATCATCGGCATATCAGGGCATACAGTCGCCTGTGCGATGGATCCGAATAGTGATATCCACGCGATCAAAATGCACACAAAAGCTTTGATCCAGGTCATTTAACTAGTATAGGTTAACGGCTGACATACTGCTATAGCTAGTCCTTGAGGAGCCTGTGTGTTTATAGCCAGCCAGCTCTGTAAAACATTCAAGTTAGTGACAAGTGCAGCAATTCGTTCTGATCTCAATTGCTCGTCACTCCTAGCCTGTACTGAAGCGGCAATTGGGGTCTTGATAAATGGTGATTGATTTGCTTGCCGCTTGCGCTAAGGTTGTCGTTGTCATAAATATTGCTGCCAAAATCACCTTTTTCATCTGAAATTTTCCTTTATAAAAGCTGTACTACCCAATCGCCCCAAGCGCCGGAAAGGTCTTCAGTAGCCAAATTGCAAACCGCACCAACTGTCCACTGGCTACCGCAATGCCCATCAGCACCAGAATCGCGCCGGTGATTATCTGAAGGTAGCGACCCGCACGGCGCAACGAACCCAGTCGACGCATAAAGGGGGTCATGAAGTACGCGGAAAGAAGGAACGGCACACCTAACCCCAGTGCGTAAATACCCAAAAGCAGTACGCCCTGTCCAAGACTCTCAGAAGTGGCACCAAGTATGAGGATACCGCCGAGCACCGGACCGATACACGGCGTCCAACCGAAACCGAACGCCATACCAAGCACGGTAGCCGACCAGGGTTTTCCGCCGCCTGCACTGGGCTCGAAGCGGTAGTAACGCTGCATCCACATGGGAGCACGTATCACGCCCATAATCATCAGGCCGGCGATGACAATAACGCCGCCCGCTGCAATATTCAGTTCATAGCGATACGATAAGAACAAACGCCCGATTGCGGTGATGCTGGCTCCTAAAATCAGGAATACCATGGAAAAACCTGCAACGAAGCATGCACTAAGACCTAGTGCTCTCCATCGAGCGGAGCGCCCCTCGAAATCAGAGGTGCTTAACTGAGCGGATCCGCCCGCAATGTAGGAAAGATAGCCTGGCACAAGTGGCAAGACACAGGGCGAGAGAAAGGAAGCAATACCGGCGAAGAACGCTGTTAATAGCCCAATGACAGTTAATTCAAGCATAGCGTAGCCTCTGTGAAATAATCGATTCCAATGTCATTGCTTGTCACCTCTCATCCAGAGTAGGAGTGTGCAGCAGTGCACCATCAATCAAGGCTTCAACTTGCGGGCTATCCCAGGCCGCAGGCCCCATCGCCCGGCCGATTTCGCGACCTTCTTGATCTATCAATAGCGTTGTTGGCACACCCGGCGCACGCAGCGTGTCTGAAACCCTTGTTGTCGGGTCAACGTAATGCTTTAACGTGCGAATGCCAAAATCCTGATAGAACGGCTTGATCAAATCGGGATCTCGATCGATCGACAGCGCAACGACTTCAAAATCGGGGCCACCACGCTTGGCATTTAGCCGATCCAGCGATGGCATCTCCTCCCGGCACGGAGGACACCAGGTCGCCCATACATTGAGCAATATGACACGACCTTGAAAATCGGCCAAGGTCACGGTCTTACCCGTCGTATCCTGAAAGGCGATCAAAGGCAGTTTGCGTGGAGTATGCCAGCGCATGAAGCGCTGTCCACCTATGTCCACCGAAACATTAAGGACACCACTAAGGAGGCTTTTCGAGGCATTATTACGTTGATAAAAAAATAAAACCATCGCGATGGCGATCACGCAAATTAACACCATCGCCGCCCATGCAATTATCTTAAAAGAGTTCTTCATGACTAATATTTAGCATCCATCAGTTCTCGGCAGTCACTGTTTCGGTCTGCTCTTGGCGGGTCCGCTCTATGGTGTTTGCAACAGCCCGCGCGGCGTCAGAATCAGGCGGAAGCTGCCCGAGCAATTGTCGCCAGTAATCGATAGCTGCCGGATAGTCTTGGCGCCCAAGCGCCGCAGCTCCAGCCAAAGTCAGGGCAAATGGCTCGTTAGGATTGAGTGCTAGTGCGCGCTCCAAC belongs to Castellaniella sp. and includes:
- a CDS encoding TlpA disulfide reductase family protein; this translates as MKNSFKIIAWAAMVLICVIAIAMVLFFYQRNNASKSLLSGVLNVSVDIGGQRFMRWHTPRKLPLIAFQDTTGKTVTLADFQGRVILLNVWATWCPPCREEMPSLDRLNAKRGGPDFEVVALSIDRDPDLIKPFYQDFGIRTLKHYVDPTTRVSDTLRAPGVPTTLLIDQEGREIGRAMGPAAWDSPQVEALIDGALLHTPTLDER